CCGCCCTGCTGACGCCGACGATGGTGGCGAGATCGCTGATGGTGGGTGCCTCACTGTCGGCATCGGCCACCGCCTGCAGCAGGTTGAGGCCGCGCTCCAGCGTCAGCGAACTCTCCTTCGTCTGAGTGGCTCCGGCGGGCTCCCGCTCGGGATCCGGAGTGGGATCCCCGGCGGATCGGGCCGAGCTCGTGCTCATCGGGTCACCTCCGAACCGCGGGCAGCACCGTGCCGGACACATCCCCCAGCCCGACCGGACGGCCGTGCTCACCGGGCGCCGTGGCGCTGATCGTCACGCGGTCGCCGTCCTGCAGGAAGGTGCGCTGCTCGCCGTCCTCCAGCGTAACGGGATCGGAGCCGCCCCAGCTGAGTTCGAGCAGGCATCCCCGCTGATCGGGCTCCGGACCCGAAACCGTACCGGAGGCGAACAGATCGCCCGGTCGCACCGTGCTGCCGTTGACGGTCAGGTGCGCCAACTGCTGCGCGGGCGACCAGTACATCTCCGCGAAGGGCGGTCGGGACAGCAGGGTGTCGTTGCACCGCACCTCCAAACGCAGATCCAGACCCCACGGCCGATCCTCGACGAGGTAGTCCAGCAGCTGGTGATCATAGCCGGTGGTGGGGACCCGGGCCTGTTCCAGTGCCGCGAGCGGGGTGATCCAGCCCGACATCGAGGTCGCGAACGACTTGGCCAGGAACGGCCCCAGCGGCTGGTACTCCCAGGACTGGATGTCGCGGGCGGACCAGTCGTTGACGAGCACCGCCCCGAGGACGTGCTCGGCGAAGTCCTCGGTCTCGATCGACGTGGCGGGTTCACCGCCGCAGACGAAGCCCACCTCCGCCTCGAAGTCGAGCCTGCGGGTGGGCCCGAACACCGGGGTGGGGTCACCGGAGACGCGGCGCTGCCCGTTGGGGCGGGCCACGTCCGTTCCGGAGACCACCACGGTGCCGGAGCGGCCGTGGTAGCCGACCGGCAGGTGCGTCCAGTTCGGCAGCAACGGTTCCGCTTCGCGGCGGAATATCTTGCCGACGTTCTCGGCGTGGTGCCGTGAGGAGTAGAAGTCGGCGAAGTCGGCCACGGTGAACGGCATCAGCTGGGTGTGCCAGTCGGTGCGGATCAACTCGGCGCCCTTGGGACGTGAGTCCGCCCCGACCAGCTCCAGCAGGCGTTCCCGCAGCTCGCGCCAGGCCGCCGGTCCCGCCGCGAGCAGCGGATCCAACGAGTCACCGGAGACGAGCTCACCCACCCGCGGGCCGAGCTCGTCGGCGACGCCCCGCAGCGGGACGGCGTGTTTGCCCACCCGCACGGCCACCGTCGGCCCCTTGGCGGTGCCCAGCACGCCGTAAGGCAGTGTCTGCGGCCCGAACGGGCGGTCCGGCGCGAACTCTGGGTCCTCGATCCAGGTCACAACAGTTCCAACTCGACGAGATCGGACACGGGATCGGTGGGCGAAGTCGCCCCGTACGAGGAGAACACGCTCCGGACCGCCTTCGCCGCCTCGTCGGAGAGCGAGCACGCCTCCTCGGTCAGTGCCCGCTCGTCGGTGCTGGCCAGGGCCGCGCGCACGTCCTGGCCGGACAGGGCGCGCCCCACGGCCACCAGCAGGTTCAGGAAACCGTGGTGCGGAAAGCCGGTCTCCGAGTCGGTACGGCGCACCGCGCGGGGCATTCCGGCGGTCACCTTGAACGGAACCTCCAGCGTGGTGGCCACGGCCAGGAACTCGGCCACGACGTCGACACCGGGGAAGGACTCGACGGTCTGACCTCCCGACCGCAGTTTCGGCCAGCAGCCGAACTCGGCGACCCGACGAACCCCGTCGAGCCACCCCTCACCACGTCGTGGTTCGACGACGCGAACCACGTCCTCCGGGACGAACTCGGAAACGCGTTCCAGCCAGACGTCGTCGACCTCGGACGGTCCGGGCATCTCGACCATTCGGAGCGAGAGCAGTTCGTGGCGTCCCTCGATGATCGAGAGCGCCTTCGGCACCTCGCCGAGTCCGGTGTCGCAGACCAGCGACATGGGAACGGGTTCGGCCGGTTTGGCCTTGGCCAGTTCGGTGATCAGTTCCGGCAGGCGGGAGACCTGGCAGAGGATCGGCCCCAGCAACCCCGCGTACTCGCCGTCCCGCGCACGCAGGTGTTCCTCAACCGCCTGAGCGACGGACGCGTTGGCGGGCGGGAACAGCGAGGCATCGTCCACCAGACGTGCGAACAGGGGCGGAATACCGCGCGGACCGGGCGCGTGGAGTTCAACAGCGCTTGACACGAGTGTCACGCTAATGCCGTGCCGGGCAGTGAACAAAAGTGTCCGCAAAACGAACGCCTTGCGGGATTGTCCGATTCGCCGCCGATTCGGGGCGAAGAGGTGACCGTTGGGCGATCAGTCCTGTGTTTTCGCAGCGCTCGGCTTTGCCGCGCTCGATCGACCGGAGGCCGGTATGCCGTACTACCGCCAAGTGGGTGAGATTCCGCGCAAGAGGCACACGCGGTTCCGTCAACCGGACGGCAGCCTCTACGCCGAGGAACTGATGGGAATCGAAGGGTTCTCCTCGGAGTCGGCCCTGCTGTATCACCGCGGACTGCCCACCGCGGTCGTCGCGGCCGAAGCGGTTGCCGAACAGGGACGTGCCACCGAGCCCAACCTGCCGCTCCGGCCACGGCACTTCCGTACCGGCGAGCTCGCGTTCCCGCGTGGCGAGGCCGGGAGCGACGCGGTCACCGGGCGCAGGCTGCTGTTCGGCAACAGCGACGTGTCGATCTGCTTCGCGGTGCCCGACACCACGAGCCCGCTCTACCGCAACGCGACCGGTGACGAGCTGTGCTACGTGCAGCACGGCTCGGCACGGTTCGAGACGATCTACGGAGCCCTGGAGGTCGCCGAGGGCGACTACGTCCTGCTGCCCGCCTCCACCACGTACCGGGTGGTGCCGCTGGGCGAACGACCTCCCCGGCTGTACCTCGTGGAAGCCACCGGACACATCGGCCCGCCCAAGCGCTATCTCAGCGCCAAGGGGCAGTTCCTGGAGAGCTCCCCGTACTGCGAACGGGACCTGCGCGGTCCCACGGAGCCGCTGCTGCTGGAGGGCGAGCACGTGGACGTGCTGGTTCGGCACCACGACGGCCTCACCCGGATGACGTACGAGCATCACCCGTTCGACGTGGTCGGCTGGGACGGCTGCCTGTATCCGTGGGTGTTCAACATCGCCGACTTCGAACCGATCACCGGACGCATCCACCAGCCGCCCCCGGTGCACCAGACCTTCGAGGGGCCGAACTTCGTGGTGTGCTCGTTCTGCCCCCGCAAGGTGGACTACCACCCGGACTCGATCCCGGTGCCGTACAACCACGCCAATGTGGACTCCGACGAGCTGATGTTCTACGTGGGTGGGAACTACGAGGCGCGGAAGGGCTCCGGAATCGGCATCGGCTCGCTGTCGCTGCACCCCTCCGGGTGCAGCCACGGGCCGCAACCGGGTGCGGCGGAGGCGTCGCTGGGCGCGGAGCGGTTCGACGAGACGGCCGTCATGATCGACACCTTCCGGCCGTTGCGGTTGGGTGAGGCAGCCACCGCATCCGAGGACCCCACCTACTACCGCAGCTGGGTGACCAACAAGCCGGACAACTGAGCAGGTCGGCTCGTGTTCCGCAGCTGGTTGCGTGGCGGAACCTCTCGTACGGCTCTCGCCGTGTTGCTGTGCCGGTTGCTCTGGCGCGGTGGTCGGGTAGCCGGCACGTGAGTCGGCGCCTTGCTGTGTTGGGCCGGCTCTTGAGTAGCGACCTACGCGGCGAGCGGCCCGGTCTTGCAATGCATCCGACTCACGCACCGGGGACAATCGCGCTGCGAACCGCACGGTCGCTTCCCGGCGAGGGTTCCGGGACCGGCGATTTCGCGAGAAATCTACGCCCACGGGGCCACACCGCCCCCAGTGGACCGTCGATTTCGCGAGAGATCGACGGCGCCCCGGCCCCGGTCGACAGCGCGGTACACCGCACGCGGTTCCGCCACGCGGCGATCCCTGATCGGGTCAC
This portion of the Actinopolyspora lacussalsi genome encodes:
- a CDS encoding fumarylacetoacetase (product_source=KO:K01555; cath_funfam=2.30.30.230,3.90.850.10; cog=COG0179; ko=KO:K01555; pfam=PF01557,PF09298; superfamily=56529,63433; tigrfam=TIGR01266) — protein: MTWIEDPEFAPDRPFGPQTLPYGVLGTAKGPTVAVRVGKHAVPLRGVADELGPRVGELVSGDSLDPLLAAGPAAWRELRERLLELVGADSRPKGAELIRTDWHTQLMPFTVADFADFYSSRHHAENVGKIFRREAEPLLPNWTHLPVGYHGRSGTVVVSGTDVARPNGQRRVSGDPTPVFGPTRRLDFEAEVGFVCGGEPATSIETEDFAEHVLGAVLVNDWSARDIQSWEYQPLGPFLAKSFATSMSGWITPLAALEQARVPTTGYDHQLLDYLVEDRPWGLDLRLEVRCNDTLLSRPPFAEMYWSPAQQLAHLTVNGSTVRPGDLFASGTVSGPEPDQRGCLLELSWGGSDPVTLEDGEQRTFLQDGDRVTISATAPGEHGRPVGLGDVSGTVLPAVRR
- a CDS encoding hypothetical protein (product_source=Hypo-rule applied), whose product is MSSAVELHAPGPRGIPPLFARLVDDASLFPPANASVAQAVEEHLRARDGEYAGLLGPILCQVSRLPELITELAKAKPAEPVPMSLVCDTGLGEVPKALSIIEGRHELLSLRMVEMPGPSEVDDVWLERVSEFVPEDVVRVVEPRRGEGWLDGVRRVAEFGCWPKLRSGGQTVESFPGVDVVAEFLAVATTLEVPFKVTAGMPRAVRRTDSETGFPHHGFLNLLVAVGRALSGQDVRAALASTDERALTEEACSLSDEAAKAVRSVFSSYGATSPTDPVSDLVELELL
- a CDS encoding homogentisate 1,2-dioxygenase (product_source=KO:K00451; cath_funfam=2.60.120.10; cog=COG3508; ko=KO:K00451; pfam=PF04209; superfamily=51182; tigrfam=TIGR01015); the encoded protein is MPYYRQVGEIPRKRHTRFRQPDGSLYAEELMGIEGFSSESALLYHRGLPTAVVAAEAVAEQGRATEPNLPLRPRHFRTGELAFPRGEAGSDAVTGRRLLFGNSDVSICFAVPDTTSPLYRNATGDELCYVQHGSARFETIYGALEVAEGDYVLLPASTTYRVVPLGERPPRLYLVEATGHIGPPKRYLSAKGQFLESSPYCERDLRGPTEPLLLEGEHVDVLVRHHDGLTRMTYEHHPFDVVGWDGCLYPWVFNIADFEPITGRIHQPPPVHQTFEGPNFVVCSFCPRKVDYHPDSIPVPYNHANVDSDELMFYVGGNYEARKGSGIGIGSLSLHPSGCSHGPQPGAAEASLGAERFDETAVMIDTFRPLRLGEAATASEDPTYYRSWVTNKPDN